Part of the Candidatus Eremiobacteraceae bacterium genome, TGGACGCCGCGCGCCCATGTCGCGACCTCGCTCGACCGCTTGCCGTGGCTCGCGTTCGACCGCAAGTTCGGCGGCATCGACGTGTACCGCGTGAAAGATCCGCTCCCGCTGGTGACGGGGTCTAGCGCCGCGATTCTCATGCGCGATGCCTCGCCGGCCGACCTGCGGCACTTCAAGAACGCAGCGCTTCCGGAGGGCGCGCTTGACGCGCCGACATTGACCCTTTCCTCTTCCGCTAGCCCGCCGCCGGACGTCGTTGACGTCGACCTAGGCGACTCGACGCCCGGCGCACGCACCTCGTCGCATCTATGGTACGGAGGTGACGCGCTTGCCGTGCTCGCGTATGGTGCGACCGATATCGGCCTCGTCGGCGCCGAACGTGCGGCGGATGGCGGGCTCACGCTTTCAGCCGCTCGAGGTTTTTTCCCGAGCGACAGCATGATCGCGCAGCCCGCGGCCGGTCCTTCATCGGTGGTGACGCTCTCCACGCGCGTCAAACCGTCCGGCGGCGTCTCGCGATTTTCGCTGACGATCTACTGTGCCGAGGACCAGTGGACGGGAATGGGTTGTGCAGATGGGTATGCTCTCGAATGGGCCCGCGACGCGCGCCTCGTGCGATATCGTTATGGGAAGCCGACGGTACTGGCGGTATCGCAGCTGCCGCTGCGCGACCAGCAATGGCATGACATCAGATTGACCATCAGCCACCCGGACATCGGTACGCAGCTGCTCAGCGCGACGCTCGACGGCAGCACCGTCGCACATGCCGACACGGGCGATCAAATCGTCTATCGAGGTCGTGTGGCGATCACGACCACCGGTGGCGACGTCGAGCTGGGCGGCGCGCCGGCGATCGCCGGTGAGTGGCCGGCACCGATCTTCGACTCGTTGCAGCCGACCCTGGCACGCGAGAGCTTCACCGTGACCGAACCTGTGGAGCTGTCGCCCTTCCCCATAGGCGCCGCGTCGCCGATCGCCCGCGTTCCGCTGCTTGACGCCAATATCTCCGTAGGAGCGAGCGCATCCTCACGCACGCCATGCGGCGCGCCGGCTGGCGCGCTGATCCGGCCGCCATTCGAGGCGCCACTGTTCGGCAAACCGCTGCTTGAGTGGCGGAAACTTGATGGACCCGCCCCCTCGTGGATCGGCCTCGTTCTCCGCGACGGACAAGGCGAGGTATCATGCGTCGTCCTGCCGATCGAGCCGCAGACCCGTACCGTCGATGTCCAATCGTACATCGCGCTCGAAAACGCGGCAGGGCAGACTGACGCCGCCCGCGCGCGTCCCAATGCCTCATCGTTGATGATCGCGTATCCGCATCCGGCGCCGGCCGACGATTTCATACTGACCGGCATCGCGCTCGCAGTTGCGCCTGCCGGCGCGCACGAGTCGCTTCATCTCTCGCTAGACATCGAGCGAAGCGCGCTCAAGTCAGACGTCGTCTTCGAAAACAACGTTCGCATTGCGGCCCCCGCTGGCCGGCTCGTCGCTGCGTGCGCGGCGCTGCCGGCTTCGGCGTTGGACTTCGCTGTGCCGGGCAGTCGATGGACAGCGCGCGCTCCCATGCTGCTCATGGGAGCGCGGGAGATCGCCGGTGTTGACCTTGCGCGCGCGGACGAGCTCGCGCAGACGCCTTCATACCTGGTCGGCATCGCCCCCCCGCAACGACCTGATGAGGTCGCGCAAGTCGTCACGCGATTGAGCGCGGCGTCGCCCCTTCAGGCGGGCACGTGCACCTACCGTCCGCGCGACCACGCGCAAACCCCGGAGATCCGCATCGACGACCGGATCTACGATGCGGGGCGCAAGCTCACGCCTGGAGCGCACGTCATCCGCACAAGTGATGCCCCGTTGCCGCCGCGCGCATCCGGCCTATTGCTCGCGACCCCGACGCTGTTGCACGTCCGCTCAATTCCCGTCACCTTTGCACAGCTCGAGGGTCTGCATTATCGCGCCGAGGTACCGTCAGCGCCGGCATGGATCGTGTTCCGCCAGGGTTACGACGCCGGGTGGGTCGCGCGCGCGCGGGGCGGAGCGTTGCTCCACTTGCCCGCCGACGACGTGTTCAACGCCTATTACGTCGACCGGCCCGGGACTGTGGACATCGAGTATGCGCCGCGCAGGCTCGCGGTCGCCGGCCAGAGCATCTCAATCGTGAGCGCCACCCTGCTGACGATCTATCTTCTATCTCTGCTGTGGAAGCGACGGAGCTGATGCGCGCGGTCGCCGGCCTGATCGCTCTCACTGCGCTTGCTCTTGTCGCGCTCGTCGCCGTGCGCGCGTTAGGGGCCGGCCATGAGAGCGGCGCGATGCAAGCAGCGCAAACTGTAGCAGCGTTCGTCGCGGCGCTGGCGGGTGCCATCTGGCTGCGGTGCGACGACGCGCTAACGCGAAGCGCGATCACCGTCGGCGGCATCTTGGTCTGCGCCGGCTTTGCTCTGTACGAGGCATCGCAAGGACTCTATGACGTAGCCGCGCTTCCGCTCGCCAGCGCGGGGACTTACGTGCTGCTGGCGGGATGCGCCACTGCGACCTATACGTTGATTGCAGGGATACCGGAAGGCCAGCGGCGAGACAGCAGCATCCATGAGTGAGGCACTCCCGCGCTACTCAATCATCATTCCGGCGCATAACGAGCAGGACCGCATCGGACCGGTCGTGAGCGATTATCTCGGGTCATTCCAGGACTCCGAGCTGATCGTCGTGCTCAACGGCTGCACGGATGCGACGCAGGAACGGGTTCGCGCGGCGTGCGACGGCCGCGGCGACGTCCGTCTCATCGCGCTGCCGCTGGCCGTGGGAAAGGGCGGCGCGGTGCGCGCCGGTATGATGGTCGCGCGCGCGCCGATCGTCGGGTTTGTCGACGCCGACGGTTCGACGTCGGCGACGGAGATGCGCCGGCTGTGCGAAGCGCTGGGCGACGCTGACGGGGTGATCGGATCGCGCTGGCTCGAAGCGTCGGTGGTGCGGGTGCCGCAGACCCGCCTGCGGCGTTTCGCGAGCCGGACGTTCAACGCGCTCGTACGCGTGATGTTCGGCCTGCCGTTTTCCGACACGCAGTGCGGCGCCAAGGTGTTCCGCGCAGACGCACTGCGCCCGATCCTCCATCGCCTCGAGACGGCGAATTTCGCGTTTGACGTCGATCTGCTCTTACTGCTGTCGCAGTCGCGTCGACGCATCGTCGAGATGCCGACCGTCTGGGAAGACCGGACGGGCTCAAGCTTGCGCGTCGTGCCGAGCTCGATGCTCATGCTCGCAGCGCTTGTGCGCCTGCGCTTGCGCCACTCTCCATTTCATCCGTTCGTGCCGTGGCTCGACCGCGTCGTGCCCACAAAGCCGCTGCGTATGCGCGACCATTTGCGGATACTGATCCTGAACTGGCGCGACATCCGCCACCCGCAAGCAGGCGGAGCAGAGCTTTATCTGCATGAGATCGCTCGGCGCCTGGTTGCACGCGGTCAAACCGTCGCCTGGCTCACGTCTGGGTTCCCTGGCGCGCCGCGTCACGAGGTCATCGACGGCGTCTCCATCACGCGCACCGGCAATGCGCTCACCGTGTACCTCGCGGTGCCGCTCGAGTATCTGCGCTCCTGCATCGACCGCTTCGACCTCATCATCGATTCCGAGAACGGCATCCCGTTCTTCTCGCCGATGTTCTCGTTGAAGGCGAAACTGTGCGTGATGTACCACGTGCATCGCGAGGTCTTCTTGACGCAGCTGCGACCGCCGCTGTCGTGGCTGATGGCGTGGATCGAGACCCGCGTGATGCCCTTCGTCTATCGCCACGTCACGTTCGTCACGATCTCGGAGAACACGCGCGACGAGATGCAACGCTTGCGCCTGACGCGCCGCCCCATCTTCGTGGTACCGAGCGGCGTGGACCACCTTCTACAGCCCGGGACCAAGGCGGCTCAGCCCACGATCCTCTATCTCGGCCGCCTGAAGCCGTATAAGCGTATCGATCTGCTCATGCGCGCGTTTGCGCGCCTCCGTGCACAAGTGCCAGGGGCGCAGTTGCGGATCGCCGGGCGGGGAGAGGATGCGGCGCGGCTTCGCGCCCTCGCTGACGAACTGGAGCTGAGCGGATCGGTGACTTTCGAAGGCTTTGTCGACGAAGATCACAAGCGCGAGCTGCTGCAGCAAGCGTGGGTCTTTGCGACCGCATCGTTGGTGGAAGGATGGGGCATCTCGGTGATCGAGGCCAACGCCTGCGGCACGCCCGCCGTGGCGTTCGACGTCCCAGGTTTGCGCGAGGCGATCGTCGACGGCGTCAGCGGTATCATCGTGCCGGACCATGGCACGCTGGTCGAGGATCTTGCGGACGCACTTGCCGCCATCCTGACCGACACAAAGCGCCGGGAAGCGCTGACGTGCGGCGCCGTCGAGCGCGCCGCGACCTTTTCATGGGATGCGGCGACAGATGCGCTGCTCGCCATCATGTCGCACCAATTCGTCGAGGGTGATTCCGGCGTGGTTCTCAACGAGGGCGTGTGGCATCTCCCGCAACCGCCCGCGGACGACGGAACGCAGGCGTCGGAACCTTCGCGGACCATTCGTTGATGCTTCGCTCACGTGAGCTTCTGGCGGTCGCGGCAGCCGCCGCGGTGTTCTGTGCGATCGCGTACCGGTCGTTTCTCTATTCCCCGGGCACGCCGAACTTCGCGCACGATTGGGCGTGGTCGCCCGTGGCCGCACAGATCGTCGATCTGTTCCATTCGCGGACAAGCTTCTCGCGGCTCGATTCGCTCGGCGGCCCGAACACCGATGTGGCGGCCTATCCGGCGCTTTTCCTTGCGGCGCTTCCGGCGCCGCTTCTCGGCAGCAGCGCGGCTCTCAAGTTCTTCCTTCTCTGGACGACCATCGCAGCGGCGGTGGGGGCCGCAGCGCTAGCGCGGCTCTGCGGCGCCGATCGCGCGAGCGCAGTCCTCATCGGATTAGCCTACGCGGCCGGCCCATATGCGTTCAATAAGATCGTCAGCGGACAGGTGACGGTCTGGCTCGCCTATGCGGCACTGCCCTTCGCATTGTGGGCGATCACGTCAGCGCGGGATCGCAATATTCTGTTCACGGCCGGCGCAGTCGCGCTACCGCTCGCGCTGATAGCGCCTCAGTTGCAGATATTCGCGGTGTCGTTGGTCGCACTTATCGCGGCCGGCGCGGTACTCGCAGGTCTGCGAGGCGCACTTGCGGCGTGCGCGGCTGGCCTGCTGGCCGCCGCCACGCAAGCGCCGCTGGCCCTCGAGCTGCACAACGCGTTGGGTGCGGATGTGTACGGCCAGTTCTTGGCGCGCAGTCCATGGGAACTGATCCAAAGTCCGCCGCTTCGGCTCGCGCTGCGACTTGATGGCTACTTCACGCAATCCTACGCGCTCGCGACCATCGGCCTCCATCACGCCGCCGCCGTCGCCTGCTACGCGTTCGCCGCGCTGGCATGGCTTGGGCTTTTCGTGCGCCCCGGTTCGCGGCGAGCCGGCTGGATCGCCGCAGCGGGCGCGGCATCCATCCTCGCCGTCGTGTGCTCCTATCATCTACCATGGAAAAGCGTGGCAGACAATATCTTCCTGAACGTTCCGGCTGCCACCGTCTTCCGCGAGCTATACGACCTGATCGCGCTGCTGGCCGTCGCCTACGTCATCGGCGCCGCGCGTGCCACCGGTATCACATTCGTCCGGTTCGCAGTCTGGGGCGCGACGTTGCTCGTGATCGCGGTCGGCTGCTTAGCCCGGTACGACACGGTGCTCGGTGCCAGCGACCTGCGCCCGCACGTCACCGCATTCGATGCATTGGCTGCGATGCCGGGCGACGACCGGATCTGGCCCGTGCCCAACGGCCGCTTCCTGAAGGCCACTGCGCGCGACGCAGGCGGATTCGATCCGTTCTTCGGCCGCGCGGGCGCTCATCCGATCGTCGAGGAGTACTTCCCGACCGGGCCGGTAGCCGTCGCGCGTATGCTGCCGCTCGGGTGCGCGGGGCCGCTCCTGCGCGCGATGCGCGTGCGCTATATCTGGCAGCGGCTTGACCTTGCGCGCTCCGCTGAGGCTGTGTCGCCGGTGGGGCCACTGAGATCGCCGATGTGCGCAGGCGCTTTGCGCGCGACGCGCGTCTACTCGAGCCCCACCGATTCGCTCGAGCAGATCGATGCGGTGCCCGCAGCGCACCGCACGATCGACAACGTCGACATCGTGCCCGACGATTGGCTCGACGGATTGACGTCATTGGGCGGCGGGCACGACTTCGTCTTCGCGCGCGACGCGCGCGCGCTCGGCGTACACGAGTCTGAGATTGAGCCGCCACTCGATGACCGCCGCTTCGTCGACCCCCACGACGGGCCGGTCACGGCGAGCCTTTTCGGCGGCACGGGCGTTGCGTTCGTCGAGCTTGCAGGCGGCGCCAGCATCGTCGCTGCGCCGGCACTTGCGCACATCCAGGTGAGCCCCTCGGCGAGGTTTGTCTACGACCGCCGCGCCGCCCGGTACAAACTCGCGTTGTGCGAAGAATCGTTTGACTGCGTCGAAGGCGGCAGCTTCGCGTTGTTCGGGCCGGCGTTGCGCGATCCAACCGTGCAGACGCGGGCGCTCTCGCTCGGCAGCGATCGCATGCTCGTCGTCGACACGCAATTCGATCCGGCGCTGCGTGCGCGGGCCGGCGGCCGCGATCTTCTCCATGTCCGCGTCGACGGTTATGCCAACGGGTGGCTCGTGCCGGCCGGCGATGAGAGCGACGTCGCGATCTCCGACGGAAGAGTTGGAGGGCTTGTGGCAGCCTGGACGCTTGCGGTTGTCGCCTGGCTTTGCATCGCGGCAGCTCTGGCGGGTGGTGCGCTGCGCGCTCGAGCGGCGGCATGAGGCTGTTCGCGCTCCGGCGCGCCGACGCGCTGGCGCTTGCCCTGCTTGCCGCAGTCGTCTTGGCCATCCACTGGCGTTGGTTCTTGCCCGGTGTGATCACCGATCAGGATTGGCGGGTGTACTCCGCGGCGCAGCTGCATGCGTTGTTCCCATCGCCCAGCGTGTTCGACCTCACCATGAATCTGGGCGCCGACAATCGCGATTCGATCAACTTCTATCCGATGATCAGCCTCATGGCGTTAATCGCACGCCTGGGCGCCTCGCCAGGCCTCGCGGTCCGCCTCGTCGTGATGTTCCCCACCATCGTGTTGCTCGCGGCCGGCGGTTACATCTTCGCGCGTACCTACGTGACTAGCGTGTTGGCGAGCTGGTTGGCCGGGGCGTTC contains:
- a CDS encoding glycosyltransferase; its protein translation is MSEALPRYSIIIPAHNEQDRIGPVVSDYLGSFQDSELIVVLNGCTDATQERVRAACDGRGDVRLIALPLAVGKGGAVRAGMMVARAPIVGFVDADGSTSATEMRRLCEALGDADGVIGSRWLEASVVRVPQTRLRRFASRTFNALVRVMFGLPFSDTQCGAKVFRADALRPILHRLETANFAFDVDLLLLLSQSRRRIVEMPTVWEDRTGSSLRVVPSSMLMLAALVRLRLRHSPFHPFVPWLDRVVPTKPLRMRDHLRILILNWRDIRHPQAGGAELYLHEIARRLVARGQTVAWLTSGFPGAPRHEVIDGVSITRTGNALTVYLAVPLEYLRSCIDRFDLIIDSENGIPFFSPMFSLKAKLCVMYHVHREVFLTQLRPPLSWLMAWIETRVMPFVYRHVTFVTISENTRDEMQRLRLTRRPIFVVPSGVDHLLQPGTKAAQPTILYLGRLKPYKRIDLLMRAFARLRAQVPGAQLRIAGRGEDAARLRALADELELSGSVTFEGFVDEDHKRELLQQAWVFATASLVEGWGISVIEANACGTPAVAFDVPGLREAIVDGVSGIIVPDHGTLVEDLADALAAILTDTKRREALTCGAVERAATFSWDAATDALLAIMSHQFVEGDSGVVLNEGVWHLPQPPADDGTQASEPSRTIR